A genomic region of Rhodanobacter sp. contains the following coding sequences:
- a CDS encoding PhoH family protein — protein MTASKRIYVLDTNVLLHDPTSLFRFEEHDVFIPMTVLEELDDKKKGGSEVSRNGRQVSRFLNELIVRGNGHGISNGIELSNPQGVNLKRGGAVGRLYFQQRTSANHGKADNLILSAVIELRDQNPDRGVVLVSKDINLRIKAKIYGIDAEDYENDRALDDFALLYTGSTALPENFWDTHPEVESWNERGRTYYKLSRREDEDWHPNQCLYLPGEGGVELRVLAMAEDKATLVLMDDHSHANHSVWGIAARNREQNFALNVLMDPDVDFVTLLGTAGTGKTLLALAAGLAQVMDQQRYREVIMTRATVSVGEDIGFLPGTEEEKMTPWMGALTDNLEVLANPEEGGSWGRQATNDLLASRIKIRSLNFMRGRTFLSRYLIIDEAQNLTPKQMKTLITRAGPGTKIVCLGNVEQIDTPYLTETTSGLTYAVDRFKQWEHSAHVTLRRGERSRLADFASEAL, from the coding sequence ATGACCGCAAGCAAGCGCATCTACGTCCTGGACACCAACGTGCTGCTGCACGACCCCACGTCGCTGTTCCGCTTCGAGGAACACGACGTGTTCATCCCGATGACCGTGCTGGAGGAACTGGACGACAAAAAGAAAGGCGGCTCGGAAGTCTCGCGCAACGGCCGCCAGGTCAGCCGTTTCCTCAACGAACTGATCGTGCGCGGCAACGGCCACGGCATCAGCAACGGCATCGAACTGTCCAACCCGCAGGGCGTCAATCTCAAGCGCGGCGGCGCCGTGGGCCGGCTGTACTTCCAGCAGCGCACCAGCGCCAACCACGGCAAGGCGGACAACCTGATCCTTTCCGCGGTGATCGAGCTGCGCGACCAAAACCCGGATCGCGGCGTGGTGCTGGTCAGCAAGGACATCAACCTGCGCATCAAGGCCAAGATCTACGGCATCGACGCGGAGGACTACGAGAACGACCGCGCGCTGGACGACTTCGCCCTGCTCTACACCGGCTCCACCGCGCTGCCCGAGAACTTCTGGGACACGCACCCGGAAGTGGAATCCTGGAACGAACGCGGCCGCACCTACTACAAGCTGTCGCGCCGCGAGGACGAGGACTGGCACCCCAACCAGTGCCTGTACCTGCCCGGCGAGGGCGGGGTCGAGCTGCGCGTGCTCGCGATGGCCGAGGACAAGGCCACGCTGGTTCTGATGGACGACCACAGCCATGCCAATCATTCGGTGTGGGGCATCGCCGCGCGCAACCGGGAACAGAACTTCGCGCTCAACGTGCTGATGGACCCCGACGTGGATTTCGTCACCTTGCTCGGCACCGCCGGCACCGGCAAGACCTTGCTTGCGCTCGCCGCCGGCCTGGCGCAGGTGATGGACCAGCAGCGCTACCGCGAGGTCATCATGACCCGCGCCACGGTGAGCGTGGGCGAGGACATCGGCTTCCTGCCCGGCACCGAGGAGGAGAAGATGACGCCGTGGATGGGCGCGCTCACCGACAACCTCGAAGTGCTCGCCAATCCCGAGGAAGGCGGCTCGTGGGGCCGCCAGGCCACCAACGACCTGCTGGCCTCGCGCATCAAGATCCGCTCGCTCAACTTCATGCGCGGGCGCACCTTCCTGTCGCGCTACCTGATCATCGACGAGGCGCAGAACCTCACGCCCAAGCAGATGAAGACCCTGATCACCCGCGCCGGCCCCGGCACCAAGATCGTCTGCCTCGGCAACGTGGAGCAGATCGACACGCCCTACCTCACCGAAACCACCTCCGGCCTCACCTACGCGGTGGACCGCTTCAAGCAGTGGGAACACTCGGCGCACGTCACCTTGCGGCGCGGCGAGCGCTCGCGGCTGGCGGATTTCGCGTCCGAGGCGCTGTGA
- a CDS encoding peroxiredoxin: MPDIGKKAPALGGTTGDGSTLKLAELKGQWVVVYFYPKDSTPGCTTEAQDFRDLHPKFKRRNAAIVGVSRDSAKSHANFAAKQELPFPLISDADETWCKAFDVIHEKVLYGKRHMGVVRSTFLIDPDGKLAAEWRGVKVPGHAQTVLDAIPAK; encoded by the coding sequence ATGCCAGACATCGGAAAGAAGGCCCCCGCCCTCGGCGGCACCACCGGCGACGGCAGCACGCTCAAGCTCGCCGAACTCAAGGGCCAATGGGTCGTGGTGTATTTCTACCCCAAGGACTCCACCCCCGGCTGCACCACCGAGGCGCAGGACTTCCGCGACCTCCATCCGAAGTTCAAGCGTCGCAACGCCGCGATCGTCGGCGTCTCGCGCGATTCGGCGAAATCCCACGCCAACTTCGCCGCGAAGCAGGAACTGCCGTTCCCGCTCATATCCGACGCGGACGAGACCTGGTGCAAGGCCTTCGACGTGATCCACGAGAAGGTGCTCTACGGCAAGCGCCACATGGGCGTGGTGCGCAGCACCTTCCTGATCGACCCGGACGGCAAGCTGGCCGCCGAATGGCGCGGCGTGAAGGTGCCGGGCCATGCGCAAACCGTGCTCGACGCCATCCCCGCCAAGTGA
- a CDS encoding glycine cleavage system protein R has translation MKSTSPARSGSDNQLLIHALTSATHSPLTALTRRIADAGCVLAESRVATVGNEVSIMLLACGAWDALAKLETALNKLARDENLRLAHYRTTPREPNSHLLPYMVEIISADRPGIVARIVEFFSQQGISVEQLHSTRYHAMQTGAEMFQAQFTIGIPSDIHIAALRDDFLELCDGLNLDAIMDPVKF, from the coding sequence TTGAAATCGACGTCCCCCGCCCGTTCGGGCAGCGACAACCAGCTGCTGATCCACGCACTGACCTCGGCCACCCATTCGCCGCTCACCGCGCTGACCCGCCGTATCGCCGACGCCGGCTGCGTGCTGGCCGAGTCGCGGGTGGCCACGGTCGGCAACGAGGTGTCGATCATGCTGCTGGCCTGCGGCGCCTGGGACGCGCTGGCCAAGCTGGAGACCGCGCTGAACAAGCTGGCGCGCGACGAAAACCTGCGCCTCGCGCACTACCGCACCACGCCGCGCGAACCGAATTCGCACCTGCTGCCGTACATGGTGGAGATCATTTCCGCCGACCGCCCCGGCATCGTGGCGCGCATTGTGGAGTTCTTCAGCCAGCAGGGCATCAGCGTGGAACAGCTGCACTCCACCCGCTACCACGCCATGCAGACCGGCGCGGAGATGTTCCAGGCGCAATTCACCATCGGCATTCCATCGGACATCCACATCGCCGCCTTGCGCGACGATTTCCTGGAACTGTGCGACGGGCTGAACCTGGACGCCATCATGGATCCGGTGAAGTTCTAG
- the dapA gene encoding 4-hydroxy-tetrahydrodipicolinate synthase, whose translation MDIRGSICALATPFAPDGALDLPAFARLLDHQLAGGTQALVVAGSTGEAHMLEHDEFDRLLAFAVEHVAGRVPVIAGTGEAGTAKTVALTRRAKVLGADAALVVTPYYVRPTQDGMRRHFLEVAEHGGLPVLLYNVPARTACDLLPETVAQLAAHPAIVGIKEARGDAERIAAIAELARADFVYLSGDDGTAGQAMLAGAAGTISVVANLAPRAFRALCDAATGGDRAATARCDDALAPLVQALNCAPNPIAVKAGLPELGLGSALPRLPLVELAEGPDRARLREALSSLASLAHAA comes from the coding sequence TTGGACATTCGCGGAAGCATCTGCGCACTGGCAACGCCGTTCGCGCCCGACGGCGCGCTCGACCTGCCGGCCTTCGCGCGCCTGCTCGACCACCAGCTCGCCGGCGGCACGCAGGCACTGGTGGTGGCCGGCTCCACCGGCGAGGCGCACATGCTCGAGCACGACGAGTTCGACCGGCTGCTCGCCTTCGCGGTGGAACACGTCGCCGGCCGCGTGCCGGTGATCGCCGGCACGGGCGAGGCGGGTACCGCGAAAACCGTGGCGCTCACGCGCCGCGCCAAGGTGCTGGGCGCCGACGCCGCGCTGGTGGTGACGCCATATTACGTGCGCCCCACGCAGGACGGCATGCGCCGCCATTTTCTCGAGGTCGCCGAGCACGGCGGCCTGCCGGTGCTGCTCTACAACGTGCCGGCCCGCACCGCCTGCGACCTGCTGCCGGAGACGGTGGCCCAGCTGGCGGCGCATCCGGCCATCGTCGGCATCAAGGAGGCGCGCGGCGACGCCGAGCGCATCGCCGCGATCGCGGAACTTGCGCGCGCGGATTTCGTCTATCTGTCGGGCGACGACGGCACGGCCGGGCAGGCCATGCTGGCCGGTGCGGCCGGTACCATCTCGGTGGTGGCGAATCTGGCGCCCCGGGCATTCCGTGCGTTGTGCGACGCGGCCACCGGCGGCGACCGCGCCGCCACGGCGCGTTGCGACGATGCGTTGGCACCCCTGGTGCAGGCGCTGAATTGCGCGCCTAACCCGATCGCGGTGAAGGCGGGCTTGCCGGAACTGGGGCTGGGTTCGGCGTTGCCGCGGCTGCCGCTGGTCGAGCTGGCCGAAGGCCCGGATCGAGCCCGTTTGCGCGAGGCGCTGTCCAGTCTGGCATCCTTGGCGCACGCCGCCTGA
- a CDS encoding ferredoxin family protein, giving the protein MTFVVTDNCIKCKYTDCVEVCPVDAFHEGPNFLVIDPDECIDCTLCEPECPINAIYPEDDVPGGQEGFVALNAELAKAWPVITERKDGLADAKDWEGKPDKLKLLQR; this is encoded by the coding sequence ATGACCTTTGTCGTCACCGACAACTGCATCAAGTGCAAGTACACCGACTGCGTGGAAGTCTGCCCGGTCGATGCCTTCCACGAAGGCCCGAATTTCCTGGTGATCGACCCGGACGAATGCATCGACTGCACGCTGTGCGAACCGGAGTGCCCGATCAATGCGATCTATCCGGAAGACGACGTGCCCGGCGGACAAGAAGGCTTCGTGGCGCTGAACGCGGAACTGGCGAAGGCGTGGCCGGTGATCACCGAGCGGAAGGACGGCCTGGCCGACGCGAAAGACTGGGAAGGCAAGCCGGACAAGCTCAAGCTGCTGCAGCGCTGA
- the pcnB gene encoding polynucleotide adenylyltransferase PcnB has translation MNPEARNDARPALRIITREQHTISRKNISKAALRVLYRLNEAGYDAFLVGGAVRDLLLGGRPKDFDVATNATPDEVKKLFRNCRLIGRRFRLAHVVFGPEIIEVATFRGTGEEEGAEGERHIVDGRIVRDNVWGSIEEDALRRDFRVNAMYYDISDFSVRDYVGGMQDLEDRVLRLIGEPVTRYREDPVRMLRAARLAAKLGFTIDAAAAAPFAELGSLLLEASPARLFDESLKMFLAGHGLKSFRMLEQCGLLQFLFPATARALKRGDEALRALVEQGLANTDERVAEGKSVTPAFLFAVLLWGEVRDLAHHQIARGKDANEAWARAAMQVVAEQCQRVAIPRRFTFTMEEIWSLQPRFEQIQRKKVLRLLTHPRFRAAFDFLLLRAHESPALRELGQWWDHAQQLPHDTLAAVLPTHGGGNDAEAAVPAAPPARKRRRRKPAAKSKPA, from the coding sequence TTGAATCCCGAAGCCAGGAACGACGCCAGGCCCGCGCTGCGCATCATCACGCGCGAGCAGCACACGATTTCCCGCAAGAACATCAGCAAGGCCGCGTTGCGCGTGCTGTACCGCCTCAACGAAGCCGGTTACGACGCCTTCCTGGTGGGAGGCGCGGTACGCGACCTGTTGCTCGGCGGACGGCCCAAGGATTTCGACGTGGCCACCAATGCCACGCCGGACGAGGTGAAGAAGCTGTTCCGCAATTGCCGCCTGATCGGCCGCCGCTTCCGGCTGGCCCATGTGGTGTTCGGGCCGGAAATCATCGAGGTGGCCACTTTCCGCGGCACCGGCGAGGAAGAAGGGGCGGAAGGCGAGCGGCACATCGTCGACGGCCGCATCGTGCGCGACAACGTGTGGGGCTCGATCGAGGAAGATGCGCTGCGCCGCGACTTCCGCGTCAACGCGATGTACTACGACATCAGCGATTTCTCGGTGCGCGACTACGTGGGCGGCATGCAGGACCTCGAAGACCGCGTGTTGCGCCTGATCGGCGAGCCGGTCACGCGCTACCGCGAGGATCCGGTACGCATGCTGCGCGCGGCACGCCTGGCGGCCAAGCTCGGCTTCACCATCGATGCGGCCGCGGCCGCGCCTTTTGCGGAGCTGGGCTCGTTGCTGCTGGAGGCCTCGCCGGCGCGGCTGTTCGACGAATCGCTGAAGATGTTCCTTGCCGGGCACGGGCTGAAGAGTTTCCGCATGCTCGAGCAATGCGGCTTGCTGCAGTTCCTGTTCCCCGCCACCGCGCGCGCGCTGAAGCGCGGCGACGAAGCCCTGCGCGCCTTGGTCGAGCAGGGGCTGGCCAATACCGACGAACGCGTGGCCGAAGGCAAGTCGGTGACGCCGGCCTTTCTGTTCGCCGTGTTGCTGTGGGGCGAGGTGCGCGACCTGGCGCATCACCAGATCGCCCGCGGCAAGGATGCGAACGAGGCCTGGGCGCGCGCCGCGATGCAGGTGGTGGCCGAGCAGTGCCAGCGCGTGGCGATCCCGCGGCGCTTCACCTTCACCATGGAAGAAATCTGGTCGCTGCAGCCGCGTTTCGAGCAGATCCAGCGCAAGAAGGTGCTGCGCCTGCTGACGCATCCGCGCTTCCGCGCCGCGTTCGATTTCCTGTTGCTGCGCGCGCACGAATCGCCCGCGCTGCGCGAACTTGGACAATGGTGGGACCACGCCCAGCAGTTGCCGCACGACACGCTGGCGGCAGTCCTGCCGACGCATGGCGGCGGCAATGACGCCGAGGCTGCTGTGCCGGCGGCGCCTCCTGCCCGCAAGCGCCGCCGGCGCAAGCCCGCAGCGAAATCGAAGCCGGCGTGA
- the folK_1 gene encoding 2-amino-4-hydroxy-6-hydroxymethyldihydropteridine diphosphokinase codes for MTGAYIALGGNIGEPHLQVLDAVDSLARLPRTRLLSRSRLYRTPPWGVLDQPPFVNAAVLLETGLEPHALLDALLAIEQRAGRVRAERNGPRTLDLDLLHMDGVQLDDERLTLPHPRIAERAFVLLPLADLAPDLVLPGQGRVADLLAAVDARGCECLDQGRLAE; via the coding sequence GTGACCGGGGCCTACATCGCGCTGGGCGGCAACATCGGCGAGCCGCACCTGCAAGTGCTGGATGCGGTGGATTCGCTGGCGCGATTGCCGCGCACGCGGTTGCTGAGCCGCTCGCGCCTGTACCGGACGCCGCCGTGGGGCGTGCTGGACCAGCCGCCGTTCGTCAATGCCGCCGTCCTGCTGGAAACCGGGCTGGAGCCGCACGCGCTGCTCGACGCCTTGCTGGCGATCGAGCAACGCGCCGGCCGTGTGCGCGCCGAGCGCAACGGGCCGCGCACGCTCGACCTCGACCTTCTGCACATGGATGGCGTGCAACTCGACGACGAGCGCCTGACCCTGCCGCATCCGCGCATCGCCGAGCGCGCCTTCGTGCTGCTGCCGCTGGCCGACCTCGCGCCCGATCTCGTGCTGCCCGGACAGGGCCGCGTGGCCGACCTGCTGGCCGCCGTGGACGCGCGAGGCTGCGAGTGCCTGGACCAGGGCCGGCTGGCCGAATGA
- the panB gene encoding 3-methyl-2-oxobutanoate hydroxymethyltransferase — translation MYVDPATIPARKPVTVPGLHAMKAEGRRIAVLTAYDYCLAAQVEMAGIDVVLVGDSLGMVIQGHKSTLPVTLDHMVYHTQAAARGLSATLLVADLPFMADRDVPHALEAGARLVGEAGAAMVKIEGAAPHILDAVAALAARAIPVCAHLGLTPQSLHKFGGFRIQGREQEAADRIFAEAQAVQAAGADLLVLEGVPSALGERVTRELKIPVIGIGAGPHCDGQVLVIQDVLGITPGKRPKFSKDFLAGRDSVAAALAAYAADVRSGAFPAPEHCFN, via the coding sequence GTGTACGTGGATCCTGCCACCATTCCAGCGCGCAAACCGGTCACCGTGCCGGGGCTGCATGCGATGAAGGCCGAAGGCCGCCGCATCGCCGTGCTCACCGCCTACGACTACTGCCTTGCCGCGCAGGTGGAAATGGCCGGCATCGACGTGGTGCTGGTGGGCGATTCGCTGGGCATGGTGATCCAGGGGCACAAAAGCACCTTGCCGGTGACGCTGGACCACATGGTCTACCACACGCAGGCGGCGGCCCGCGGCTTGTCGGCCACGCTGCTGGTCGCCGACCTGCCGTTCATGGCCGACCGCGACGTGCCGCACGCGCTGGAGGCTGGCGCGCGGCTGGTGGGCGAGGCGGGCGCGGCGATGGTGAAGATCGAAGGCGCCGCGCCGCATATCCTCGACGCGGTTGCCGCGCTGGCGGCGCGCGCGATCCCGGTGTGCGCGCACCTCGGCCTCACGCCGCAGTCGCTGCACAAGTTCGGCGGCTTCCGCATCCAGGGGCGCGAACAGGAAGCGGCCGACCGCATCTTCGCCGAGGCGCAGGCCGTGCAGGCGGCCGGTGCGGACCTGCTGGTGCTGGAGGGCGTGCCCAGCGCGCTCGGCGAGCGGGTGACGCGGGAACTCAAGATTCCGGTGATCGGCATCGGCGCCGGCCCGCATTGCGACGGCCAGGTGCTGGTGATCCAGGACGTGCTGGGCATCACGCCCGGCAAGCGGCCGAAGTTCAGCAAAGATTTCCTCGCCGGCCGCGATTCTGTGGCGGCCGCGCTCGCCGCCTATGCGGCCGACGTGCGCAGCGGGGCTTTCCCGGCGCCCGAGCACTGCTTCAACTGA
- the panC gene encoding pantoate--beta-alanine ligase, with translation MQTVQDAPALRAVVRGWRSRGQTVGLVPTMGNLHAGHHSLLKLARERADRVVATVFVNPTQFGPNEDFERYPRTLAQDQAGLAEQGCDLLFAPEVATMYPFGAEQGVSIHVPGITDTLEGAHRPGHFDGVATVVCKLFNLVQPDLAIFGQKDFQQLKVIERMVVDLALPLKVIGAPTLRAEDGLALSSRNQYLSGAERALAPLIRQVLQQMRDLLDKGHARRIIEEAAHSKLERAGFAPDYAVIRRAVDLSEPVDGEREGLVALVAARLGTTRLIDNLPFD, from the coding sequence ATGCAAACCGTGCAAGACGCCCCGGCACTGCGCGCCGTCGTCCGTGGCTGGCGCTCCCGCGGCCAGACCGTGGGCCTGGTGCCCACCATGGGCAACCTGCATGCCGGACACCACTCGCTGCTGAAGCTGGCGCGCGAACGCGCCGATCGCGTGGTGGCCACGGTGTTCGTCAATCCCACCCAGTTCGGGCCGAACGAGGATTTCGAACGCTATCCGCGTACGCTGGCGCAGGACCAGGCGGGCTTGGCCGAACAGGGTTGCGACCTGCTGTTCGCCCCCGAGGTGGCGACCATGTATCCGTTCGGCGCCGAGCAGGGCGTGAGCATCCACGTGCCCGGCATCACCGACACGCTGGAGGGTGCGCACCGCCCCGGCCATTTCGACGGCGTGGCCACCGTGGTGTGCAAGCTGTTCAACCTGGTGCAGCCCGACCTCGCCATTTTCGGCCAGAAGGATTTCCAGCAGTTGAAGGTGATCGAACGCATGGTCGTCGACCTGGCGCTGCCGTTGAAAGTGATCGGCGCGCCCACCTTGCGCGCCGAAGACGGCCTGGCGCTCAGTTCGCGCAACCAGTATCTCTCCGGGGCGGAGCGGGCGCTCGCGCCGCTGATCCGGCAGGTCCTGCAGCAGATGCGCGACCTGCTGGACAAGGGCCACGCGCGGCGCATCATCGAGGAGGCCGCGCACTCGAAGCTGGAACGGGCGGGCTTCGCGCCCGACTACGCGGTGATCCGTCGTGCCGTGGACCTGTCCGAGCCGGTCGACGGCGAACGCGAAGGGTTGGTGGCGCTGGTCGCCGCACGGCTGGGCACGACGCGCCTGATCGACAACCTTCCGTTTGACTGA
- a CDS encoding aspartate 1-decarboxylase: MHLNMFKAKIHRATVSHAELHYEGSIAIDGNLLDAAGIREYEQIHAWDIDNGERFVTYALRAEEGSGIISVNGSAARSVQVGDLIIIAAFAQIDEKELAQFQPTCVYVDEKNRITHTNRSIPKQMAAA; encoded by the coding sequence ATGCACCTGAACATGTTCAAGGCGAAGATCCACCGCGCCACCGTCAGCCACGCCGAGCTGCATTACGAGGGCTCCATCGCGATCGACGGCAACCTGCTCGACGCCGCGGGCATCCGCGAGTACGAGCAGATCCATGCCTGGGACATCGACAACGGCGAGCGTTTCGTCACGTACGCGCTTCGTGCCGAGGAAGGCTCGGGCATCATCTCGGTGAACGGCAGCGCCGCGCGCAGCGTGCAGGTGGGCGACCTCATCATCATCGCCGCGTTCGCCCAGATCGACGAGAAGGAGCTGGCGCAGTTCCAGCCCACCTGCGTCTACGTGGACGAGAAGAATCGCATCACCCACACCAACCGCTCGATCCCTAAGCAGATGGCCGCCGCCTGA